In a genomic window of uncultured Flavobacterium sp.:
- a CDS encoding MarR family transcriptional regulator, with translation MKLENPTRTALYSIEKAIKEYRKLAQKNISKVVKDITVDQGLVLIILNDNQNIAQNELANLVFKDNASITRMIELMVKKEYITRTIHPEDRRKFNLEITEKGLKTLELIQPVIKNNRQTALEGLSLEEIALLDKTLNKIITNCSK, from the coding sequence ATGAAACTTGAAAACCCAACCAGAACTGCTTTGTATTCAATCGAAAAAGCGATAAAGGAATATCGAAAACTTGCACAGAAAAACATCAGCAAAGTTGTAAAAGATATTACGGTAGATCAGGGTTTAGTATTAATTATACTAAACGATAATCAGAATATTGCTCAAAACGAATTGGCTAATCTTGTCTTTAAAGATAATGCATCTATTACAAGAATGATCGAATTAATGGTGAAAAAAGAATATATAACCAGAACGATTCATCCCGAAGATCGTAGAAAATTCAATCTTGAAATCACAGAAAAAGGATTAAAAACGCTCGAATTAATACAACCCGTTATTAAAAATAACAGACAAACGGCGCTCGAAGGATTATCACTCGAAGAAATTGCATTGCTTGATAAAACACTCAATAAAATAATCACTAATTGTTCAAAATAA
- a CDS encoding serine hydrolase, giving the protein MKSSLTLIALLVFTFGYSQKELSTKLEQYMDAQFAINDFSGTVLISKDDSVVFKKAYGFADYEWKVKNVIDSKFSLASVSKQFTAVAILQLAEDKKLSVDDNLSKYFAGFPKGDKITLKMMLTHNSGFAMDFDELYLTKTDLDKDSVYTYLAKKPLLFEPATSTAYSNIGYYLLASIIEKVSGESYSAYLQKNLFDKAKMYNSGVTTNDAIIDKMAQSYYFDNNKLVKNPYINWNFNFGHDGVYSTVEDLNLWNKALFESQTLLSEESKKKMFTSYNEQNFGFGLIINPFYNQNHQLIAHDGGFLGAMTSFNKFPDDKVFITVLSNNQSKSYYIAYGLAGICFGKDVELPYKHVQMAIDTKVYDQYIGNYENIKILKKDNKLYYNDFDIELLPESQTKFFRSDNNNTTIEFIKNKKGKITQLEIKKAGIKEVKNKTKGV; this is encoded by the coding sequence ATGAAATCAAGCTTAACTCTAATTGCATTGTTGGTATTTACTTTTGGATATTCACAAAAAGAACTGAGTACGAAATTAGAACAATACATGGACGCACAGTTTGCTATTAATGATTTTAGCGGTACTGTATTGATTTCTAAAGATGATTCAGTAGTGTTTAAAAAAGCGTATGGTTTTGCTGATTACGAGTGGAAAGTGAAAAATGTAATAGACTCAAAATTTAGTTTAGCTTCTGTTTCAAAGCAATTTACAGCAGTTGCTATTTTGCAATTAGCCGAAGATAAAAAACTTTCGGTTGACGATAATCTTAGTAAATATTTCGCAGGTTTTCCAAAAGGAGATAAGATAACGTTGAAGATGATGTTAACTCATAATTCGGGTTTTGCTATGGATTTTGACGAATTATATTTGACAAAAACAGATCTCGATAAAGATTCCGTTTATACATATTTGGCAAAAAAGCCTTTGTTGTTTGAGCCAGCAACCAGTACAGCTTACAGTAATATTGGTTATTATTTATTGGCGAGTATTATCGAGAAAGTTTCCGGTGAATCTTATTCGGCGTATTTGCAGAAAAATTTATTTGATAAAGCAAAAATGTACAATTCCGGAGTTACGACAAATGATGCAATAATAGATAAAATGGCTCAATCGTATTATTTTGATAATAACAAACTAGTTAAAAATCCCTACATCAACTGGAATTTTAATTTTGGACATGACGGAGTTTATTCAACTGTAGAAGATTTAAATTTATGGAATAAAGCACTTTTCGAAAGCCAAACATTATTATCAGAAGAATCGAAGAAAAAGATGTTTACCTCGTATAATGAGCAAAATTTTGGTTTTGGATTAATTATCAATCCTTTTTACAATCAAAATCATCAACTTATTGCGCATGACGGAGGTTTTCTGGGCGCGATGACTTCGTTTAATAAATTTCCTGACGATAAAGTTTTTATTACCGTTTTGTCCAACAATCAATCGAAGTCTTATTATATCGCTTATGGACTTGCCGGAATTTGTTTTGGGAAAGACGTAGAACTTCCGTACAAACATGTTCAAATGGCAATAGACACTAAAGTTTACGATCAATATATTGGTAATTACGAAAATATTAAAATCTTGAAAAAGGATAACAAATTGTATTATAATGATTTTGATATTGAATTGTTGCCGGAATCTCAAACGAAATTTTTCCGTTCCGACAATAACAATACTACAATAGAATTTATCAAAAATAAAAAAGGAAAAATTACACAATTAGAAATAAAAAAGGCAGGAATAAAAGAGGTAAAAAATAAAACCAAAGGAGTTTAA